From a region of the Candidatus Brocadia sp. genome:
- a CDS encoding response regulator, producing MKIRHKLVILLAVLLVILDSVLVFFVYNRTRREFIKEVREKAKLIAMELETTRNYLASALQVSKIGITEQTKFFIPAVSGHAIGVKFAEETGYIIKQTSRKYRNLFNKPDLFEEDVLRKMEEDPGLFEYWSDDVVNGKRVERYLYALYVKEDCLLCHGSKEKAPELIQKNYDVGYDYKIGELRGAISVVIPNEIAERKFAANVIFFTTASSVSIVMIIIIIFLTTRKFMRPIERLTAAVAAITKTGDLTTKVDVLSKDEVGQLGRAFNDMSVKLQSTYATLEQRIAEKTTHLQQAILALERANRMKSEFLANMSHELRTPLNAIIGFAEVLRDKIAGDLNEEQADFVNDIHSSGSHLLQMINDILDLSKIEAGKMELQYGVFPVSEAIEEVYTIIKGLASKKHLELKTVILTDVKSIEADRVKFKQVLYNLLSNAIKFTPENGKIVLEAGVMEEMLQLSVSDTGIGMKSEDQQKVFKEFWQADSSFARKYEGTGLGLALTKRIIEMHGGKIWFESEYGKGSVFYFTLPIKASAKKPEPKEAKTKPRPTIPVGEKDAKTVLVVEDDRMAADLLTLYLTNGGYRVIIATDGEEAIKKAKEYQPFLITLDIMLPKKDGWDVLSELKNSQDIANIPVIIISMVDNKDLGFSLGAVEYLMKPIDRLKLIETVNSCIPAKKDKGKPMKILVVDDDEKAVKYMSSVLESAGFDVLRAYSGEAGINLAINSSPDLMILDLMMPEVSGFDVVEKLRVHPTAKGIPIIICSAKDITPEDKKILNGHILAIVQKSSHTKEDLLAMIRKTEQLQVKKADTQ from the coding sequence ATGAAGATTCGACATAAACTTGTGATCCTTTTGGCCGTATTGCTGGTTATCTTGGACAGCGTGCTCGTATTTTTTGTCTACAACCGCACCCGCCGGGAATTTATTAAAGAAGTCCGTGAAAAGGCAAAATTAATTGCCATGGAGCTAGAAACCACCAGGAATTATCTTGCATCTGCCTTGCAAGTTTCCAAAATTGGTATCACGGAACAGACAAAGTTTTTTATTCCTGCCGTTTCCGGTCATGCTATCGGGGTAAAATTTGCTGAAGAGACGGGTTATATTATCAAGCAAACCAGCAGAAAATATAGAAATTTGTTTAATAAGCCAGATCTCTTCGAAGAGGATGTATTGCGAAAGATGGAGGAAGACCCCGGGCTCTTTGAATATTGGTCTGACGACGTTGTTAATGGGAAAAGAGTTGAGCGGTACCTGTACGCTTTATATGTAAAAGAGGATTGTCTGCTGTGCCACGGCTCTAAGGAGAAGGCGCCGGAACTCATTCAAAAGAATTATGATGTCGGCTACGATTATAAGATCGGAGAATTACGGGGGGCCATTAGCGTTGTCATCCCAAATGAAATTGCCGAACGAAAATTTGCAGCAAACGTTATCTTCTTTACCACCGCCAGTTCTGTCAGCATTGTGATGATCATTATTATCATTTTTCTCACCACGAGAAAGTTTATGCGGCCGATTGAGCGGTTAACAGCAGCAGTGGCCGCTATTACCAAGACGGGTGATCTGACAACGAAGGTGGATGTCTTGTCCAAAGATGAGGTGGGGCAGCTTGGCAGGGCATTTAATGATATGTCTGTCAAATTGCAATCTACGTATGCGACCCTGGAACAACGCATTGCCGAGAAGACTACTCATCTGCAACAGGCAATTTTAGCCTTAGAACGGGCGAACAGGATGAAATCTGAATTTCTGGCTAATATGTCCCACGAACTCCGCACACCGCTCAACGCAATCATCGGCTTCGCAGAGGTGTTACGGGACAAAATCGCCGGCGACCTGAATGAAGAGCAGGCGGACTTCGTGAACGATATCCACAGCAGCGGTTCTCATCTCCTCCAGATGATTAACGACATCCTGGATTTGTCTAAGATTGAGGCAGGCAAAATGGAACTTCAATACGGAGTTTTTCCTGTCTCAGAGGCCATTGAGGAAGTATATACCATAATAAAAGGCCTTGCCAGCAAAAAACATCTGGAATTAAAGACCGTCATACTGACAGATGTGAAAAGCATCGAGGCAGATCGCGTTAAATTTAAACAAGTCTTATATAATCTGCTGTCGAACGCCATAAAATTTACCCCGGAAAACGGAAAAATTGTTTTAGAAGCCGGCGTTATGGAGGAGATGCTGCAGCTATCGGTATCTGACACGGGCATTGGGATGAAGTCGGAGGATCAGCAAAAAGTATTTAAGGAATTCTGGCAGGCAGACAGCTCTTTTGCGAGAAAATATGAAGGTACAGGGCTAGGGCTCGCCCTGACGAAGAGAATTATTGAGATGCACGGGGGGAAAATCTGGTTTGAAAGTGAATACGGGAAAGGAAGCGTCTTTTATTTTACATTACCCATCAAAGCCTCGGCAAAAAAACCCGAACCGAAAGAGGCCAAGACTAAACCGCGCCCGACAATACCCGTGGGAGAAAAGGATGCAAAGACCGTTCTGGTTGTGGAAGATGATCGCATGGCCGCCGACCTTCTTACCCTGTATTTGACAAATGGAGGATATCGCGTTATTATCGCGACAGACGGGGAAGAGGCTATCAAAAAGGCAAAGGAATATCAGCCATTTTTGATTACATTGGATATTATGCTGCCCAAAAAAGACGGATGGGATGTTCTTTCTGAACTCAAAAATTCCCAAGACATTGCCAATATACCCGTCATTATTATATCAATGGTGGATAACAAAGATCTCGGCTTTAGCCTTGGCGCAGTGGAATATTTAATGAAGCCCATCGACCGGTTAAAACTGATTGAGACGGTAAACAGCTGTATCCCTGCTAAGAAGGACAAAGGCAAACCAATGAAAATATTGGTTGTCGATGATGACGAAAAGGCCGTTAAGTACATGAGCTCCGTTCTTGAAAGCGCAGGTTTTGATGTACTAAGGGCGTACAGTGGTGAAGCGGGGATCAATCTGGCTATAAACAGTAGTCCTGATCTTATGATACTAGACCTTATGATGCCGGAAGTCAGCGGCTTTGATGTTGTTGAAAAGCTGAGGGTACATCCTACAGCGAAGGGAATTCCTATTATTATCTGCTCTGCAAAGGACATTACCCCGGAAGACAAAAAGATATTAAACGGCCATATTTTGGCCATTGTCCAGAAGAGCAGCCACACAAAAGAAGACCTTCTTGCTATGATTAGAAAGACAGAACAGTTACAGGTGAAAAAGGCCGATACGCAATAA
- a CDS encoding response regulator, with amino-acid sequence MPDKNVMVVEDNEKNRKLMRVVLKSKGYNVIEATTGEEALNLLKNQKPNIIMMDIQLPGIDGLTLIKQIKADAMTKEIPIIAVTAYAMKGDEQKILDTGCEAYMSKPINTQELPIIIEKYIKKE; translated from the coding sequence ATGCCGGACAAAAATGTAATGGTAGTTGAAGATAATGAGAAAAACAGAAAACTCATGCGCGTTGTGCTTAAGTCAAAGGGGTATAATGTGATTGAGGCAACTACCGGAGAGGAGGCATTAAACCTATTAAAGAACCAAAAACCCAATATTATCATGATGGACATCCAACTCCCCGGCATAGATGGTCTTACCCTGATAAAGCAGATCAAGGCAGATGCCATGACAAAAGAAATTCCCATCATCGCAGTTACTGCTTATGCCATGAAGGGAGATGAACAAAAGATACTGGATACGGGCTGTGAAGCATACATGAGCAAGCCAATTAATACCCAGGAATTACCGATTATTATTGAAAAATATATAAAAAAAGAGTGA